The DNA segment GAAGGAGAGCAGGGCTTCTTAATTTCGGACATGTAGCACTCTTTGGTGTGGGAGCCTACTTTATGGCATTCACATTGGATGCATCAGTTCTTCCCCCTCCCCTGAATCTTATCGCAAGCATTCCCTATCCACTTACTATCCTCCTCGCAATGATGGTAGGTGCTGGTCTGGGCTTCGTCATGGGGCTGACAACCAGCCGTATGAAAGGTACCGCCTTTGCATTTATTGCTCTAGCAATCGCTATGTTCATCTACAATTTTTTTGCTGGATCCCCAGACATATCTGGTGGTGAAACGGGACTGGGCGTATCAACTCCAGCTATTCTCAGAACTGCCCCAGTTTATCTTCTCTACGTCTGTCTTGCATTCATCTTCATTGCGGGCTTCTTTGGAATGGTTGTCCTCTATGTAAAGGAAAGAGCCGAGAGCATTGGACTAGTTCTCTTAAGCCCTGTGATGATTGCCTTCACAGGTATCCTTCTTATTTTCGGAGTCAATATTCTTGGACCGATATTGGTCTTTGTTTCATTCCTCATGATGATTGTTCTTTACTGGATGGAACGAAAAGCGTCAATCGAGGATCCCCTTCAGTTTTCTGAGAAAACAAGTACACAATCTGGCGAAAACGGAACTGTAAATTCACTCACTTCTTCCATTTTGCCCATTGCTATCATGGCTACTGCCCTCATTGGTGTGTTTATCACTTTTGGGACCAACATCTTTGAAATGGTATCACTATGGATTGCGAACTCTCAGACCTTCTATTACACAATCCCTGTGCAGTACTATCTTGTACTGACCAGTGTCATGATAGTCTATATTTTCATGAAACGACTTGTTGTTTCACCATTTGGCAGAATGGTGGTTGCTGTGGCTCAGAATGAAGAGCGGGCTCAAGCTCTTGGTTACAACAGCTACTTCTGCAAGATAGTCGTTGTAGTCATAAGCGGTGCAATTGCAGGCCTTGCAGGGGCACTATATGCACCGATTATTAGAACCATTGATCCAACAAGTGCCTTAGGAGTCGAGATATCGATAGATGCAATGCTTTACACGATTATCGGAGGCATTGGCACATTACTCGGTCCTTTGCTTGGGGCTGGAGTCGTAGTATATTCAGAACTGAATCTTACCGAATTCCTGAGAGATGTGTTGGGTCTTCCAGGCGAACTCTGGTTGGTGGGATTGGGCATAGCCTACGTCTTCATTGTGTTGTTCCTTCCCCTGGGTATTGTGGGTTCTATTAAGAACAGGGCTGGTTTTATCCGAGAGAAACTAGGAAAACTGAAACCCTCCAAATTTGAATTCCGTATAAGAGATGATGATTATTGGGTATTCGCACTACTGGGTATAATGGGTTTGTTTGTGTCATTGTTGATTTTTAGTCTCTAGACGGAGATGGAAATATGATTATGATTTCGCGAAGAAGGGAAGCTGAAACGAAAGTAGGTGATTATTTTGCCGTATGAGACAGTAGGTGACATAGATATCTACTACGAAGTTCATGGACCATCTGATGCTCCAACACTTATCTGCATAGAGGGGTGGGGCTATTCCCTCTGGATGTGGTTTCGACAAATTCCTACTTTCAAAGAAAAATACAGGTGTGTCGTCTTTGATAATCGAGGAGTAGGCAGAAGCTCGATGCCCGATTATCCATATACAATGGAGATGTTTGCCAATGATACCATTGGTCTGATGGACGCATTGGATATCCCAAGCGCACATATCCTCGGAATATCGATGGGCGGCTTTATTGCGCAGCAGGTGGCCATTTCGTATCCAGAGAAGGTTCGTAGTTTAGTTCTTGGCTCCACAAGTTTTGCCGGTCCGAATTCTATCTCTGCTGATGACAAGACGCAGGCCCTGATGTTTGCCAGTCCAACTGAGACGTTATCAAAAGAGCAGGCCATGGAAATGCGCTATAGTGTCACTTTCAGCCCGAACTTCTATGAAGAAAACAAACCTCTGATAGAGCAAATCATGGAATGGCGAGAAAAGCGTCCTCAGCCCTTGTACGCGCGGGGACATCAAGCTTCTGCAACGCTGGGTCTAAATCTTGAGCCGGAAGTTGAGGAGATATCCTGTCCAGTGCTTGTTATCCATGGTGATAGCGATTTTATTGTTCCACCAAAGAATGCAGAGATGCTGGCTGAAGCTCTGCCAAAAGCGAAATTGATACTCGTAGAGGACGGCCCCCATTTGAGCTTCATTGAATACTACGAGAAATTCAATGAGGAAGTGTTGAACTTCCTTGATGCAGTTGAGGACGGTTCATTTACTCCTGAATCCAAGGGGGAGATAGTCTAGCCGTAATAGCTGCTTGGTAACCAGCTTTGCTTTCGTTGATAGTTGTCGAAAAGAATACTGAGGGTTTTGATAATGGAACATTCGGCGTTAATTACTGGTTTAGGCATGTATGTGCCTAAGAAGACTGTAACAAATCAAGAAATAGAAGATATGCTCGATCGCCCGGGAACAGGCGACTGGTTGGTAGAGAACGTTGGTATCAAAGAACGTCGCGTTATGGCTGAGAATGAAACCACATCAGATCTTGCTCTCCACGCAAGCCGCGAGGCGCTAGAGAATGCAGATGTGAGCCCAGAAGACCTTGATTTAATCATACTTGGTACTGACACGCCCGATTATCTCTCCCCAGCAACATCAGTCGTACTTCAGTACAAGCTGGGTGCTAAGAACGCTGGAACCTTTGATGTCAATTGTGCCTGTGCAGGATTTGTCACCTCTCTGGATGTTGGTTCTCGGTACATACAGACGGATAGCACATTAGAGTCGGTTTTGGTTGTTGGAGCATATGGGATGACCAAATTCGTTGACTGGACGGATCACTATACATGCACGATGTTTGCTGATGGTGCAGGAGCTGTAGTGTTGGAACCCAGCGACGAACACGAGGGAATCATCACCTCGAAACTTATCGCGGATGGCTCCTATTATGATCATGTGGGGGTCTACGTTGGAGGAACTGCTGAACCACCCACGATTGAAGCCATTGAAAACGATCAACACCATCTTGCCTTTCGCAAGCGTTTCCCAGCAGATACCAATCTTCAGCACTGGCCTGGATTGACGAGAGAGTGCGTGTTAAAGGCCAATCTGACCCTTGAGGATATTGATTGGTTCTTTTTTACACAGATAAACATCCGTACCATCGAGGCTGTTATGGAGGAGCTTAGTATTCCCTTTGAGAGGACTCACACAGTCATGGACAAATGGGGCTATACAGGATCAGCTTGTATTGCATTGGCCATGTATGACGCCGTTGACCAAGGGAAGCTTCCCCCTCCCGGTCAAGGAAACGGAGAATATATCGCGCTCTGTTCTTCTGGAGGTGGTTTCAATATGGCAGCTGCCGTTTTAAGATGGTGGTAAAGAGTTTTCTAGGTGTTTATTCATTCTATACGGAGAAAGAATCCGGGTCTTTATGGCAAGGAATCAATCTGTATTGAAGGGATATAATTGGCAAATCAATTTGATTATCTATCTAAAAGAGAGGTTTACTCTGCTGAAGATGAAGCTATTTTTGATGTAGGGACTGGAAGAAGATATACGTACAGGGAGTTCAACCAACGATCAAATCAAGTAGCCAACTTCCTGCAACAGACAATCGGATTTCGCAAGGGCGACCGGCTTTGCATTCTTGCATACAATAGCCTGGAATATTGGGAGACATTTTTTGGTTGTCAGAAGTGTGGAGGCATTTTCAGTCCACTCAATTGGCGTCTTGTGGCCCGAGAGCTGGAGCATCTGGTCAATGACCTTGCCCCTTCAGTGGTGTGCTATGACGCAAATATGGCTGACGTTGTGCATGAGCTGGAAGACGGAGTAAGTGTAGACTATTGGGTTTCATTGGACCACACTGAATCCAGACTGGATGGCTCTCTGGATTACGAAGATGTAGTCGGCGATGCATCCACCAACCCTCCTGAAGATGTAGACCTTTCCTATGAAGATGCAATGGGGATTATGTATACGGGGGGAACAACAGGGCTGCCGAAAGGGGCTATGATTACCTACAGGCACGTCGCATTCAATACTCTCAACACCATTCGTGATATTCTCCCCGGCGACGTCTACATCAACCATCTACCACTATTCCATGTTGGGGGACTATACGTGTATGCTATACCCAATTTCATTCTTGGGGGGAAGGTCATTCAGATGGAAAGATGGGATGTTGAGACACTGATTGAACTCATCAACAACGAGCGACCGAATTTCTTCTTTGCTGTTCCAACACAGTATAGAATGCTCATGAATAATCCTAATTTTGCGTCCATAGATTTCAGTAGTGTTCGTTTCTTAACATCTGGAGGTGAGCCTTTGCCATTGGATATCATAAAGACATTCAGTCAGACGCATGGTGTCAAGTTCAAACAAGGATTCGGGATGACCGAAGTTGGTCCTGGCTGTTTCGCTTTGGACCCCTGGCATGCTCAAGATAAGGTGGGCAGTATTGGAACTCCTAATTTCTTCATAGATGCGAAGGTCGTTGATCCTGAAACCGGAGAGGAATGTAGTGCAAACGAGAATGGTGAGCTCTTGTTTAAAGGCCCCACAGTCACAACAGGCTATTGGAATAGACCAGAACTGAATAAGAACCTCTTAGATGAAGATGGATGGTTCAGAACTGGTGATATTGTCTACTTCGATGAGGAAGGATTCTTTTACGTCGTGGACCGTCTCAAGGACATGTTCATCTCAGGTGGCGAAAATGTCTACCCTCGCGAGATTGAGAAGCTACTGGAGGAGCATCCTAAGGTTGCCGAGGTACAGGTTATTGGAGTCCCCCATCCTAAGTGGGGCGAAGTGGGACGTGCTCTTGTTGTCCAAGAATCTGGGGGAGATGTCACGGAGAATGAGATACTGAATTTTTGTAAGGGGAAACTTGCAAAGTTCAAAATACCGAAATCTGTAGTTTTTGTGGAGAGCTTCGAACCCTATATTTCGGGAGCTGGAAAAATCTTGAAGCGAAAATTGCGGGAAGATTTCGGGCAGGAGGAAGATTAGTTATGCCCATTAGCAATGTGAATGGAATAGATTTCTACTATGAAATCCATGGTGAAGGTGAACCTGTTGTTTTTGGTAATGGTATCTTCTCAAACACTCTAGGCTGGGTAAACCAGCTTCCGGCTTTCTCTAAGCACCATCAAGTCATACTCTATGATATGCGTGGGCAAGGACAGAGCGATAAACCGGACGGAGAGTATACCTTCGAAATGCACGCAGATGACCAGATGACTCTTCTTGAGAATCTAGGCATAACCAAGGTTCATCATGTTGGAATCAGCTATGGGGCTGAGTTAGGCTTAGTTTTTGCATTGAAATATCCCGACGCGGTTAGGAGCCTTGTAGCTTGTAGTGCTGTTTCTGAAATTAATCCCCTTCTCCGTGATATGTGCCTGCTGTGGCGTTATGCATGCGAGGTTGAAGATGCTGAGATGTTCTATCGGGCGACGGTGCCACTTAATTTCGCAGAAACCTTCATTCGAGAACAGACAGATATTCTTGAGAAGGCAAAAGAGCGCTACAAAACACTGGATTTTCCCGCACTTGTGCGACTACTTGATGCGTTCCTGATGCTTGATATCACGAATCGATTACCTGAAATCAGAGCACCGACTTGCATTATTGCCGGCGAGCAAGACATCTTGAAGCCAGCTTATCCGTATTCTCAGCTGATTCACGACAAAATTCCTGATTCAGAAATGACCATTATTCCTGATTCGGGCCACGCAATTACTTTTGAGCAACCTGATGAATTCAATAGCATTTGTCTTGGCTTTCTTCGAAAGAAGTAGGAATAGACCTCTTGAATCCACAGAAAAGACATTCAGTATTGCTTCGTCAAGTCATACTGAACAGATATATACCGGCATTCTAAGTATATATGGAAAAGCACTGAGTATTTCGTGCTTGGATATGGGAGAAGAGAATATGAACAAGACTAAACTGATTTCTGCTTCTATTTCGATGCTCTTGTTAGTATCTATGTGTCTACCTGCTGTCCTTGTAAGACCAGCTGCTGCACAAGACGAAGAGCCTATAAAAATAGGCGTCTTTGCACCTTTCACAACTGCTGGCCTTTCATTTTATGCACCATGGACAAAGCAAGGCTTCGAACTAGGAATGGTCTATGCCACATCGGAGATGGGGTATGAAAACGAGAATAAGACTGAAGCAGGTCGGCCCTATGAAATCATATACTATGATACAAAGGGTTCACCGACCGAAGCAGCATCGCTCGTGACATCCGCAATCGAAACAGACGGCATTGACATAATCGTTGGAGGAACCTATAGTAGCGTTGCCGCAGCAATTGCTCCTATTGCCGAAGAGTACGAGAAATTGTATTTCATAAGTCCGGCTGCTGATACCACACTAACTGCGGAGAACTTCAATCCGTATATATTCCGCATTGCGAGGAATAACTGGCATGATGCCTATGCAGGTGTGACTTATGCAATGGATTATCTCAACTACACGGACTTTGCATTCTTGGCTGCTGACTATTCCTTCGGGTATAGTGGCGTCCAATCAATGACAGAAGTAATAGAAGAGAAAGGTGGTAATGTGCGAAGCATTCAGTATGCACCGCTTACAGCCAATGACTTCTCGCCGTACATCTTCAATCTCCAGGATGCCGATGATACGTACGATATCGAATATCTGTTTGTCATCTGGGCTGGTGACTTCTCATTTCTGTATGAAGATTTGGAGACTTATGATCTTGCGGCAGACATGGAAATCTCTGGAGCATGCATTGATATCCTGTCTATGAACGTTATTGAGGCAAGTTTGACCCCTCCTGCGACCTATGAGGGTTCTACTGGTCTCTGCCTGTATGGTTATGAGCTGCCAGATAACGATGTCAACGACTGGATGGTAGAGCAACACGTCGAAAGGAACATCATGCCCAATGGAGCCTTCGGATTAACCTACCGTGTTCCGGAGCTATTTACCGCAAGCGGGTTTGCCACGGCTCAGTTCTTGGTGAACGTGACTAATGCAGTTCCTGATCTCAACACTAATGACATGATTATGCATCTGGAACAGGGACTCACCATCGATTGTCCGAAAGGCCCAACATATCTCCGGCCAGAGGACCACCAGGGACTTGCAGAGATGTACATTGCTGAGGCGTGGAAGGATGATCGATCCGGATCTGAAACAGAAGGTTTCATCATTGCAAAGCATGTTGAGACCCTTGACAGATTTACTGTCGCACCTCCAGTGGCATCTAACTATACGCCTATGACTACTACTGCTCCACTACCTCCAATACCCTTTGACCCATTGGTTGTCGGTGTGGTTGCGGTTGTTGCTGTTGTGGCATTAGTTGTCATATTTTGGATAGGAAAATCCCGGGGGTCCTAGGGCCCCGCAGAAGGTTCGAGTGATTGAAGCTTGAACCTTCCCCTCTTTTTTTTCAGTAAGATTGAATCGCCAGTGCATCAAAGGCATATTTCTCACGCATTATTCGCGGCAAAACGGAAGATAGTTTGCTCTAATTCAATTTCTATTTCATTCATCTAACACGCACAAAAGAAAAGGAAAAAGGATTGAATTCGACTCTTTCTGTCTTTGTTGAGAATGTGAAGAAGTTGATAGGTGTAACTACAACATGGCTGCATGTCCTTTATGATCACTTATGATAAGAACCTCTTCGATGATAAAACCGCTATTCAGTTCAAAGAGAGTTCGATGGACATTCTCCTACAATATTCAAATGAAATGGCTTTGTAACCTTCTATCAGTACTATTCGAATCCCTAGTGCATTAATGCATCTAATTGGTTCCGTGTCCTCTCCACAAACTGCAATGCCTTTTGGCGGTCAAGAATCGCAAGGTACTGTGTGTAGTAGAACTCTCCAATATGGTGAGTCGTGGGATATCAGCACTATTGAACATGCCGTGAAACGAAATATGAATGGCTGAAAGAAAACAAAGCCCAAAAAAGAAGAACGAATGGGACTGATAAAATGCCCCATTTTCTGTGATTGTTCTACATCTGTTTGTCTTGCCGGTATGGCAGGTTCTCAGGACCGAAAAGCTCGCGGGCAATAACGATTTTTTGCACATGCGACCCACCTTCTGCGCCAACCGTGTATGATCGCACGCCTCGGTAGGCTGCTTCGAGAGGACACTCCTTGGTGTACCCGAAGGCACCGTGCCAAGTCATGGCTGTTTCTATCGCGTCAAGACTATCATGAGGTCCACGGTACTTGGCTGCAGCAGTCCACTTGGCGACATCTAGTTTGGAGATACTGGGGTTGTCTTCGCGGTAGTGCTGGTCCATCATCCATGCTGCCTTGTAGGTCAATTCTCTGTCGGCCTGTAGGGCCATCCAGGAATCGACGCCTTCGAACTGGATACCTTCGAAAGCTGCGAGTGGTCTGCCGAACTGTTTACGCTGCTTGACGTAGTCGATGCCCAAATCGAGACAAGCCATACCACTCCCAATCGTCGTGGCTGCGATGAGTACTCTCGCGGCGGAGAATCCTTCCATGGCCATGTAGAAGCCGCGTCCACGCTCACCGATGATGTAGTGTTCTGGGATTTCGACATTCTCGATATTGAAACCGCCTGTAGAGACACCCATTCGCCCCATGTCCTCGAAGAGGGTTGTGGTGATACCGGGGTGAACACCATCTCCCATGTTGAGCGGCAGAATAAACGCGGTGAAATCTTTGTGATCGCCTTTTGGATCTTCTTTGGCGAGTGTCCAGTAGACGCCGCCGTGCTTCTCTGATTCATTCACACCACTGATGTAGACTTTCTCACCGTTGACTACGAACTTGTCGTCCTTGGGTTCGATGATTGTCTTGGTGGTGTTAACAAGGTCGGAACCACCCGTTGGCTCAGTCGTTGCGATACCGAAGAAGAGGTCACCATCTGTAACTCTTGGGAGGATTTCGCTCTTTGCTTCGTGTGTACCATACCTGTCGAAAACGAAGGCCCATGAAGCCTCGACAAGGTACATGACTGGAAGTGCAATTGAGAGGTCTGCTCTTGCCAGCTCTTCTGCAGCTATACAGGCCATGGTCATGGACAGGTTTGAGCCTCCATAGTCTTCGGAAACGGTTGGAGCCCACAGTCCCATCTCGGCCATCTTCTTGATGATGTCGCGGGGAATCTCGTGTTCTCTGTCATAGTCACGCCATGCAGGTTCTACGTAACGTTCCGCAAAGTCACGAACAGCTTCCCTAAACATCCTCTGCTCGTCGGTTTCTTCAAAATTCATTTTTCTTTACCTCGCTGATGCTGTGATTGGTCGGGTGAGTTGCCAGAAGTCGTGCCTTCCTTATAGATGATTCTCTATAGCCGCTTATGGCTGTTCTACAGTAGAATAGAAATAGCTATAAGAGGCCGGGCTAGACAGAGGTGTGCTGAATTCCCGCCCTCTTTTTTGCTCCTAGTATTTCGTCCAAGTATCTGATGTTTCCACATTTGCTGATGAATCATACTCAAAACCGGTTCCGGAGAGGTTGGTCACGGTGAAAGTGTAATCTCCGGTTGGCAGGAACTTGTTTGGTTTGAGGTAGTAGGTGAAAACAACTTGACCTTCTGCATTGGAAACGCCTGTATAGCTCTCAACTGAACCGTCGGGTAGCAGTAAATCACCACCAACCGTGACACCCTCGACAGGTGAGCCTACATCATCCACTACAGTAACAGTAATGTCCAGGTACTCCGTTCTTCCGTTACTTGAGTAACTCGTGGAGAATGAGATACTTGACACGTGTACTGTCGTAGTTGCGCTTTGACCAGTATTGCTTTCACCAGGTGTAGGCGAATCGAAAGTAGTCCATGAGGAATCACCGTCAGTTTCCCGGCCATAGCTGACATCATTTGTTGAGGATGAATAACTATACGAATCAAGAACTGTTGTTCCATCCGGCATGAGGAAGTTTGCAGTGTCGCCATCATTGTTTAAGGCGATTCCAGTTACGCCTTGATAGAATACGGTGAATCCATATGCTGGTATTGTGGTTCCATCCGGGATAGTATAAGCTCCAGTGCCACCCGAGGTGATATCGTCCAGAATATATCCAGAGATATCTACTTCAGTATCAGATGGGTTATAGAGCTCTATCCATTCCTCGCTGTAAAGGGAATAAGGATCTGGTAGAAACTCATTCAATAACACAACGTCTCCGCTTCCTGAAGTCCCATTATTTGTGGCTCCTGGTGTGGGTGAATCGAAGGTAGTCCAAGTGGATCCACCATCGGTCTCACGACCATAACTGACATCATTTGTTGAGGATGAATAGCTGTAGGAGTCTTGTACAATGGTCCCATCTGGCTGAATGAGATTTGCTGTATCACCCGCATTATTCAGGCCAACTCCAGTAGTCCCCTGGTAGAACACCAAGAATCCTTTTCCAGGAATTATTGTGCCATCTGGAATTGTGTATGGGTTAGTTCCTCCATCAGTGATGTCGTCCAGAATGTACCCTGATAGGTCTGCATCCAAGTCCTGTGGATTGTAAAGCTCAATCCATTCTTCATTGTAAAGGGTGTAAGGATCTGGCAAAAACTCATTGATTACTATGAGTGTGGCACTTCCTCCGTCGTTCGTTGTTGCACTGACAGGGTCGGATTTTGGTCCTTCGTTCAAGCTCGTATCCCGAGCTGAAACCTCATATGTGTATGTAGTGCTGGGTTCAAGTCCTGTGTCGCTATAAAAGGTGTCGTATACTTGTGCAATAAGACTACCATCTCTATAGACACGATAATGAGACAAGTCTGTTTCTGTATTTGCATCCCAAGCTAAGTCAATCTGTGACATACTCGCAGTAGTGGCTGTCAGGCCAGTCACTTGAGCTGGTGGGGTTGTATCCGGTTCGGATGTTGAATTCCAATTGACAAAGAGATCAACAGAATAGTGGTCGGATCCTGTGTCTGCAGTGGGGGTATCACCACAAGTTGAATTAATTAGCTTGTCATTGAAATAGGAATTGGCTACCAGGAAGTCTATTCTTGATGTATATTGTGGATCTTGATGTCCGTAGGTATAACCCGGGTCTGTTGGATTCAGGGTTCTGAACACGTCGGTGAACTCATGTACTGCGGAAGAATATTGACCATAGGTGGAATCTGACGGATACAGCTTCATCGTCATGGGACCATATCCCAAATCGCCTGATGGTGCAAGATCACCGGTATCATCCGGTGAAAATGAATTCAGGTCCCCCATGTACATTATAGGTACGTTGCCAAGGTTATCCATATAGTTGATTATCCCCTCAGTCTCTCTTTCTCTCCTCCATTCGTTGTCTGAGCCAGACATGGCCTTCAAGTGAGAACCAAAGACATGTGTGATGGTTCCATCTATGTCGATTATAGCCTCCACAAAATCATGAGTTACATCGTAGTCGGATCCATCGTCAAGAGGAACAATGGGGATTTGATTGAACTCCACGACTGGATATCTACTCAAAATTGCCTCGCCGCTGGTGGAATATGTTATGTCTTGAGCACAGTAACCAACATACGGTACTTCATCTGCGAAGTAGGAATTGAACTCATCTATGACTTCATTGAGAGTCTGGTTGCCGTTATCGTCCCAAGTACCCGTTTCCACGAGGATTAGAATATCTGGATTCTCTTCCTTCACTACTTGTTTCCAATCCTCATTCGCCCCTGAAGCCTCAATGTTGTACGTCATGACCTTGAAAGCTTCAGCACTTGGTTCTTGGGTTTCGCTGTTATCTACTGTCACTGTGTTAGTATCCGTTCCACTGAGTCCATTCGTATCGGTGGCTTCTGCATATATTTCGTGTGTACCATCTGCATAGATGGTCGTGTCCCAATCATATGTTGATGCTTGGGCAACGAGAGTACCGTCGATGTATATGTCGGGAGTCAATGTATCCTCGTCATCTACAGTGACCTCTATCGTCACTGTCTCAGATACTGTTGAGCCTTCTGCCGGGTTTGCAATGCTGACTGATGGAGGAAGATTCGTTCCACTGTTATCAACGGTAACTGTAACTGTATCTTCACCCCAGTTCTTTGAATTATCCCTTGCTCTACAAAGGATGGTATGATCACCATCGTTTTCTGTGGTAGTATCCCAATCATAGCTTTGTTGGTCTGAACGCAGCTGACCATCTATGAGAATTTCATATCCCACAACAGGGTTTTCATCGGTAGCTGAAAATGCTATGGTGATAATTCCAGATACTGTCGCACCATCATTAGGATTGGTGATGGTGACTAACGGTGGTGTTGTGTCCTTCGGTGGTTTAGCTGCCAATGAGGGCGATACTATAACCACACCTAAAAGAAGGAATGTTACTGCTAGAAATAGTCTTAACC comes from the Candidatus Thorarchaeota archaeon genome and includes:
- a CDS encoding lamin tail domain-containing protein; this encodes MKFHRLRLFLAVTFLLLGVVIVSPSLAAKPPKDTTPPLVTITNPNDGATVSGIITIAFSATDENPVVGYEILIDGQLRSDQQSYDWDTTTENDGDHTILCRARDNSKNWGEDTVTVTVDNSGTNLPPSVSIANPAEGSTVSETVTIEVTVDDEDTLTPDIYIDGTLVAQASTYDWDTTIYADGTHEIYAEATDTNGLSGTDTNTVTVDNSETQEPSAEAFKVMTYNIEASGANEDWKQVVKEENPDILILVETGTWDDNGNQTLNEVIDEFNSYFADEVPYVGYCAQDITYSTSGEAILSRYPVVEFNQIPIVPLDDGSDYDVTHDFVEAIIDIDGTITHVFGSHLKAMSGSDNEWRRERETEGIINYMDNLGNVPIMYMGDLNSFSPDDTGDLAPSGDLGYGPMTMKLYPSDSTYGQYSSAVHEFTDVFRTLNPTDPGYTYGHQDPQYTSRIDFLVANSYFNDKLINSTCGDTPTADTGSDHYSVDLFVNWNSTSEPDTTPPAQVTGLTATTASMSQIDLAWDANTETDLSHYRVYRDGSLIAQVYDTFYSDTGLEPSTTYTYEVSARDTSLNEGPKSDPVSATTNDGGSATLIVINEFLPDPYTLYNEEWIELYNPQDLDADLSGYILDDITDGGTNPYTIPDGTIIPGKGFLVFYQGTTGVGLNNAGDTANLIQPDGTIVQDSYSYSSSTNDVSYGRETDGGSTWTTFDSPTPGATNNGTSGSGDVVLLNEFLPDPYSLYSEEWIELYNPSDTEVDISGYILDDITSGGTGAYTIPDGTTIPAYGFTVFYQGVTGIALNNDGDTANFLMPDGTTVLDSYSYSSSTNDVSYGRETDGDSSWTTFDSPTPGESNTGQSATTTVHVSSISFSTSYSSNGRTEYLDITVTVVDDVGSPVEGVTVGGDLLLPDGSVESYTGVSNAEGQVVFTYYLKPNKFLPTGDYTFTVTNLSGTGFEYDSSANVETSDTWTKY